accctggggtgccccccaccccccttttttagggtgggggggggtcctgggggtccccactgaccccccccccaccttgtgtgtccccccccccccccccaaaaaagtcgTCGCAGGGGGGGGGCCACCGCACGCTGCTCTACGGCCACGCCATCCTGCTGCGGCACTCGCACAGCGGCATGGTgagttggggggggggtttatggggtgggtgggggtcagggtggggggcagggggggtcagggacccccccccacccctaactgggtgcccccccccccccacccagtaCCTGAGCTGTCTCACCACGTCCCGCTCCGTCACCGACAAACTGGCCTTCGACGTGGGGCTGCAGCGGGACGCGGCGGGTgaggggggggctggggggtccctatagggttgggggggggtccctatagggtttggggggggtcctatggggtttgggggggtcctggggggtctcctggggtttgggggggggtcctATGGGGtttgggagggggctggggggtccctatggggtttgggggggtcctatggggtttggggtggtcctatggggtttggggggggggctggggggtccctaTAGGGTTTGGGGGGAGTcctgggggtttgggggggtctggggggtccCTATAGTGTTTGGGGGGAGTcctgggggtttgggggggtctggggggtccCTAtagggtttggggggggtcccatggggtcctggggggtccCTATAGGGTTGGGGGGGGTCCTATAGGGTTGGGGGGGGtcctgtggggtttgggggggggtcctggggggttctatggggttggggggggtcccatggggtttgggggggtccctCTGGGGTTTAGGGTCCTTATGGGGTCTGTGGGTCCccaggggggtttggggtccctccggggggggtttggggtcccCCCGGGGGTCTcagggtgccccccccccccccccaggcgaGGCGTGCTGGTGGACGACGCACCCGGCGTCGAAGCAGCGCTCGGAGGGGGAGAAGGTGCGGGTGGGGGACGACCTGATCCTGGTGAGCGTGTCCTCGGAGCGCTACCTGGTGAGGGCATGCGTGGGTCATACGTGGGTCATACGTGGGTCATGTGTGTCCTCGTGTGTCCTGGTGTGTCCTCGGAGCGCTACCTGGTGAGGGTCATGTGTGTGACATACGTGGGTCATGTGTGTCCTCGTGTGTCCCTGCGTGTCCTCGGAGCGCTGCCTGGTGAGGTCATATGTGTGACATACATGGGTCATACGTGTGTCCTCGTGTGTCCCTGTGGGTCCTCAGAGCACTACCTGGTGAGGGTCATACGTGTGTCATACGTGTGTCGTGTGTGTCATACGTGTGTCATGTGTGTCATGTGTGTCCCTGTGTGTCCTCGGAGCGCTACGTGGTGAGGGTCACACGTGTGTCATACGTGTGTCATGTGTGTCCTGGTGAGTGTGTCCTCGGAGCGCTACCTGGTGAGGGTCATACGTGTGTCATACGTGTGTCATGTGTGTCCTGGTGAGTGTGTCCTCGGAGCGCTACCTGGTGAGGTCATACGTGTGTCATGTGTGTCCCCGTGTGTCCTCGTGTGTCCTCGGAGCGCTACCTGGTGAGGGCATACGTGTGTCATACGTGTGTCACGTGTGTCCTCATGTGTCCTCGTGTGTCCTCGGAGCGCTACCTGGTGAGGGCACGCACGTGGGTCATACATGTGTCGTGTGTGTCATGTGTGTGTCATGTGTGTCCTTGGAGTGCTACCTGGTGAGGGCATGCGTGTGTCATACGTGTGTCATGTGTGTCCTCGTGTGTCCCTGTGTGTCCTTGGAGCGCTGCCTGGTGAGGGCATACGTGTGTCATACGTGTGTCATGCGTGTCCTCGTGTGTCCTCAGAGCGGTACCTGGTGAGGTCATACGTGTGTCATACGTGTGTCATACGTGTGTCATGTGTGtgtcatgtgtgtgtgtgtcctcgTGTGTCCTCAGAGCGCCACCTCATGAGGTTATACGTGTGTCATACGTGTGTCATGTGTGTCCTGGTGAGTGTGTCCTCGGAGCGCTGCCTGGTGAGGGTCATACGTGTGACATGTGTGTGTCATGTGTGTCCTCGTGTGTCCTCGTGTGTCCCTGTGTGTCCTTGGAGCGCTACCTGGTGAGGGGGGGCACACATGTGGCACACGCGTATCCCCATGTGTCCCCATGTCACACtcatgtccccgtgtccccatgtcacacgtgtgtccccttgtccccctgtgtccccccatgtccccgtgtccctcccgtgtccccccatgtccccatgtcccccctgtgtcccccccatgtccccccatgtcccatgtccccccataTTCCCatgtgtcccccatgtcccccccatgtccccatgtccccccatgtcacacgtgtccccccatgtccccccatgtccctgtgtcccctcatgccccctgtcccctccatgtccccctgtatccccccgtgtccccatgtcccctcatgtccccatgtccccatgtcacacgtgtgtccccttgtccccctgtgtcccccccatgtccccactgtcccccttgtccccagcACCTCTCCACGGCCAGCGGGGAGCTCCAGGCCGACGCCTCCTTCATGCAGACGCTCTGGAACATGAACCCCGTGTGCTCGGGCTCCGAGGAAGGTGTGTCCCCaacccggggggggggggtgacagggacacCACGACCCCCCTgtcacccccctgccacccccctgtCACCCTCCGTGTCCCCAGGGTACGTGACGGGCGGCCACGTCCTGCGCCTCTTCCACGGGCACATGGACGAGTGTCTGACGACGGAGCGGGGCGAGGAGCgcaggtgggggggggggtgacaccGGGGGGGTGACACCGGGGGGTGGCACTTGGAGGGGGGGGGTGACAGTCCCCCCCTGGGGGTGTCGTCCCCGAGGTGACAGCCGTGTCCCCGCAGCAGCGCCGTGAGCTAcgagggggggggggtctgcaCCCACGCCCGCTCCCTGTGGCGCCTGGAGCCCCTGCGCATCAGGTAGGGGGTGGCACTGTCCCCGTGTCACTGTCCCCATGTCACTGTCCCCGTGTCACTGTCCCCATGTCACTGTCACCCATGGCATTGTCACCTGAGGTCACCCCAGCAGCTCAGTCCCCCCCCCCAACGCTGCATCACTGGTGTCCCCACGTGTCCCTGCGTCCCCCTCCCACGCTGCGTCCTGGGGACACtggtgtccctgtgtccctgtgacccatccctgtgtccccatgtccccatccctgtccccatgacCCATCCTTGCATCTCCACGCcgtgtcccctgtgtccccatgtccctataacccatccctgtgtccccatgtccctgtgaCCCATCCCTGTGTCCTcttgtgtccccatgtccccgtccccatgtccccacgaCCTATCCCTGCATCCCGATGCcatgtcccctgtgtccccacgtccccatgacccatccctgtgtccccatgtccccatgacccatccccgtgtccccatgacccatccctgtgtccccacgtccccatgacccatccctgtgtccctgtgtccccatgacccatccccatgtccccatggcccatccctgtgtccccatgtcccctgagtccccatgtccccatccccatgtccccatgtccccatccctgtccccatgacCCATCCTTGTGTCCCCTGTGTCCTCTtgtgtccccctgtccccatgcctGTCCCCATGAcccatccctgtgtccccatgtccccatgacccatccccatgtccccatgacccatccctgtgtccccatgtccccatgacccatccccatgtccccatgacccatccctgtgtccccatgtccccgtgACCCATCCCCACGTCCCCGTgacccatccccatgtccccatgtcccatccctgtgtccccatgtccccatgacccatccccatgtccccatgacccatccccgtgtccccatgtccccatccctgtccccatgacCCATCCTTGCATCCCCACAccatgtcccccatgtccccatccccgtgtccccccccggtGACCCGCATGTCCCCCCAGCTGGAGCGGGAGCCACCTCaagtggggacacaggggacaaCCGGTGTCCttgtgtccccgtgtccccatgtccccatgacccatccccatgtccccatgacccatccctgtgtccccatgacccatccctgtgtccccatgtccccgtgacccatccccatgtccccatgacccatccccatgtccccatgtccccatgacccatccccgtgtccccatgacccatccccatgtccccatgtccccatgacccatccccatgtccccatgacccatccctgtgtccccatgtccccatcacccatccccatgtccccatcactcatcccatgtccccatcacccatccccgtgtccccatgtccccatcacccatccccatgtccccatgacccatccccatgtccccatgtccccatccccgtgtccccatgcccCATCCCCGCATCCCCACACCATGTCcccgtccccgtgtccccccccggtgacccccgtgtccccccccccagctggAGCGGGAGCCACCTCAAGTGGGGCCAGCCCTTCCGCCTGCGCCACGTCACCACGGGCCGGTACCTGGCGCTGACCGAGGACACGGGCCTGGCCGTGGTGGAGGCGGCCGCCGCCAGCACCCGCGCCGCCGCCTTCTGCTTCCGCGCCTCCAAggtggggacggggacggggacgggggggacaCGGCCACGGGGACAACGGGGTGACACACGGGGATGGGGGACAAGGTCacggggggagggaggggccTGTGCTGgtcccatccccatcctggTCCCATCTGGGTCCCCATCATGGTCCCATCCCTGTCCTGGTCCCTCTCCTGGTCCCCATCCTGGTGACAATCACTGTCCTGTCCCCATTTGGGTCCCCAACGTGGTCCTGTCCCCATCTTGGTCCCtgtcctgtccccatcctggtcCCATCCCTCTCCTGTCCCCATTCGGGTCCCCATCCTGGTCCCATCCTTCTCCTGGTCCCCATCCTGGTGACAATCCCTCTTCT
This is a stretch of genomic DNA from Nyctibius grandis isolate bNycGra1 unplaced genomic scaffold, bNycGra1.pri scaffold_129_arrow_ctg1, whole genome shotgun sequence. It encodes these proteins:
- the LOC137677295 gene encoding ryanodine receptor 1-like: MAEGDGEDDVLFLRTEDEVVLQCTSSRGKEQLKLCLSAEGFGNRLCALEPTSNAQNVPPDLAGCCFVLEQSLSVRALQEMLATSAEGGPESSQGGGHRTLLYGHAILLRHSHSGMYLSCLTTSRSVTDKLAFDVGLQRDAAGEACWWTTHPASKQRSEGEKVRVGDDLILVSVSSERYLHLSTASGELQADASFMQTLWNMNPVCSGSEEGYVTGGHVLRLFHGHMDECLTTERGEERSSAVSYEGGGVCTHARSLWRLEPLRISWSGSHLKWGQPFRLRHVTTGRYLALTEDTGLAVVEAAAASTRAAAFCFRASKEKLEVAPKRDVEGMGAPEIKYGESLCFVQHVASALWLTYAAGDGKALRLGQLRRK